AAACAAGAGCAGCTGTTGGTAAAAGTACCTTACGAATATTCTACAGCAGAAGAATTAATTAAACATTGTAAAGCTGAAGGATTATCGATCAGTTCTTTAGTGTTAGAAAATGAAAAATCGCTGCGCCCAGGCGGTAATATTCAAGCTCAGTTTACTCATATCTGGAAAACAATGCGTGAATCCATGGAACGCGGTATGAATACTCAGGGGGTGTTACCCGGACCAATGCGCATACCTCGTCGTGCCGCTGCGCTTTGCCAACAACTTGTTGCTTCTGAATCTACATCTAATGACCCTATGGCTGTTATTGATTGGGTTAATATGTTTGCTTTTGCGGTAAGCGAAGAAAATGCATCTGGAGGCAGAGTTGTCACTGCACCTACCAATGGGGCTTGCGGTATTGTCCCTGCAGTACTTGCCTATTACGACAAGTTTATTCATAGAATTACCGAAAAAGACTATATGCGTTTCCTTGCTGCATCTGGTGCTATTGGCGGGTTGTTTAAACTGAATGCTTCCATTTCAGGCGCGGAAGTGGGTTGCCAAGGTGAAGTTGGAGTTGCGTGCTCAATGGCTGCTGCAGGGCTTGTTGAATTACTGGGTGGTAGCCCTGCACAAGTATGTATCGCTGCAGAAATTGGTATGGAGCACAACTTGGGACTAACGTGCGATCCCGTATCTGGACGAGTGCAAATACCTTGCATTGAGCGTAATGGCATTAACGCAGTAAAAGCGATTAACGCTGCTCGTATGGCACTGCGTCGT
This region of Shewanella livingstonensis genomic DNA includes:
- a CDS encoding L-serine ammonia-lyase yields the protein MISVFDIYKVGIGPSSSHTGGPMKAGKVFIDELRSKSILRDITRITVDLYGSLSLTGKGHNTDIAIIMGLAGNMPEDIDIETISSFITRLEESERLPVGMHCHTVSFPHNKSIHFHDTNLELHENGMQIHAWIDNEKILSKTYYSIGGGFIVDEENFGKQEQLLVKVPYEYSTAEELIKHCKAEGLSISSLVLENEKSLRPGGNIQAQFTHIWKTMRESMERGMNTQGVLPGPMRIPRRAAALCQQLVASESTSNDPMAVIDWVNMFAFAVSEENASGGRVVTAPTNGACGIVPAVLAYYDKFIHRITEKDYMRFLAASGAIGGLFKLNASISGAEVGCQGEVGVACSMAAAGLVELLGGSPAQVCIAAEIGMEHNLGLTCDPVSGRVQIPCIERNGINAVKAINAARMALRRSSDPLVSLDKVIETMLETGKDMNAKYRETSLGGLAIKVIC